From the Candidatus Cloacimonadaceae bacterium genome, the window GATGAAATGATGCCGGGGCTGGACGGACTCGCCACCCTCCAAGAGATCAAACGCATCAACAGCGGACTGCCGATCGTGATGGTCACCAAAAGCGAGGAGGAAGGGTTGATGGACAAAGCTATCGCCTCTCAGATCGCGGACTATCTGATCAAACCGATCAATCCCAGCCAGATCATCATGGCGATCAAGAAGATCTTCCAAGCCGATGAGATTCGCGCCAACCAGATCGGCGAACAATATACCCGCTATATCGGACAGCTAAACCAACGCCTCTTCACTTCGCCGGACTGGCAGGAATGGGCAAATATCTACCGCGAAATGGCATATTGGGAACTGCAGATCGACGAAGTCAACGACGACGGCTTGCGCCAGACCCACTTCCTCGAAAAGCGCAATTGCAACACCGAATTCACCAACTATGTGGAACGCAACTACCGCAAATGGCTGATAAGCGACGAACGCCCAAACCTTTCTTTCGATGTCATCTCGCAATACATCGCACCCCATTTTGACAGCAAGGTGCCGATCTATTTCATCATCATCGACTGCATGCGCCTGGATCAGTATTTGGCGATCCAACCCTATATCAAAGAACTCTTTGACGAGGAACTCGATCTATATTATTCGATCCTGCCGACCGCCACACCATATTCCCGCAATTCCATCTTCAGCGGACTCCTGCCCATTGATATCGCCAAGCGATTCCCTGAATATTGGGTGACCTCCGGCGAACTGGATAACTCCCGCAACCGCAACGAACACCAGCTTTTGGACGAACACATCACCGAGCTCGGTTACAAGCTCGATCCCGGCTCCAAATACGTCAAGATCTTCAACATGGAAGAGGGTAACTTCGTCCTTAGAAAGATTGAAACCTGGAACAAGGAAAAGCTCGTCGTGCTCGTCTATAACTTCCTCGACCTCCTGGCACATCATCGCTCGCGGGATCAGATATTACAGGAAACAATCCCCCACGAGGAAGGCTTGCGCGCTTTCACCAAACACTGGTTTTTGCATTCCTCGCTCTATGAAGCGCTCAAACTGATCGCCAAGCAGGACGCCATCTGCGTCATCAGCACAGACCACGGATCGATCAAGGTCAACCGCGCCACTCAGGTGGTCGGAGACCGCGATGCTTCTACCACCGTGCGCTATAAAGAAGGAAAGAACCTCTCCGCCAACGACCGCCATGCCATGTTTGCCAAAAAACCATCCGAGTATGGCTTGCCCTCCAAGAGCATTGTGGACAACTTCATCTTTGCCAAGGACGATTACTATTTCGTCTATCCCAATGCCTATCATCAATACCAGAGGCAATTCAACGGCACTTTCCAACATGGCGGAGTCTCAATGGAAGAGATGGTGCTCCCCGTCGCCACCTGTCGCAGCAAAAGGCTGAAATAATTCTGGCATGATCGCCAAAACCCGCTATCCTGTTTATTAGGATTGCAATAAGACAGATAGGTCCCATGAGTACTTCGAACCCCCTATGGATGGGGATTTGACCGGCTTTTGGGACTTTTTTTCCGATAACGCCAATTTATGAGGTTAAAATGATACAGACCATACAATTGATTAGCGAACAGGACACCATCGACCTGGCGGCATACGTCGCACCGCTGCTCGTGCCGGGTGATGTCATATCTCTATATGGCAACCTGGGCGCGGGTAAAACCTTCTTTGCCAAGC encodes:
- a CDS encoding response regulator → MKILWVDDEIDLLKPFVLFLEERNYLVDTCNNGADAIEHVLENKYDLIILDEMMPGLDGLATLQEIKRINSGLPIVMVTKSEEEGLMDKAIASQIADYLIKPINPSQIIMAIKKIFQADEIRANQIGEQYTRYIGQLNQRLFTSPDWQEWANIYREMAYWELQIDEVNDDGLRQTHFLEKRNCNTEFTNYVERNYRKWLISDERPNLSFDVISQYIAPHFDSKVPIYFIIIDCMRLDQYLAIQPYIKELFDEELDLYYSILPTATPYSRNSIFSGLLPIDIAKRFPEYWVTSGELDNSRNRNEHQLLDEHITELGYKLDPGSKYVKIFNMEEGNFVLRKIETWNKEKLVVLVYNFLDLLAHHRSRDQILQETIPHEEGLRAFTKHWFLHSSLYEALKLIAKQDAICVISTDHGSIKVNRATQVVGDRDASTTVRYKEGKNLSANDRHAMFAKKPSEYGLPSKSIVDNFIFAKDDYYFVYPNAYHQYQRQFNGTFQHGGVSMEEMVLPVATCRSKRLK